The Sphingomonas sp. G-3-2-10 DNA window GGGTTCAAGGTGTTCCCCAGCCAGATCGAAGCTGTGCTGTATCACCACCCCGCGATCAAGGAAGCGCTGGTGATCGGGATGCCCGATTCCTATCACGGCGAGATGCCGCGCGCCTATGTGACGCTGCACGACGACGCAACCGACACCGGGGAAGCGATCAAGGCGTGGCTCAACCCGCAGCTCGGCAAGCATGAGCGCGTGGACGATGTGGTCGTGCGGCTGAGCCTGCCCAAGACGATGATCGGGAAGCTGAGCCGGAAGGACCTGCTGGCTGAGGTGTTGCCGCAGTAATAATGCCCCTCCCCTTCAGGGCAGGGGTTGGGGGTCGTGTCTCACCGGGACCCCCGCTTGTGATGACTGCCCCACCCCAACCCCTACCCTGAAGGCGAGGGGCTTAGACAGTTGCAATCCTCCGTCACCCTGCCCCATAGCGTCGGCATGTCACAGGATGCGGAAATCGCCGGGCTTTCGTTCGAGGAAGCACTGAAGGAACTCGAACGGATCGTCGGCCGTCTCGAAAGCGGCGAAGCCGCGCTTCAGGAAGCGATCGACCTGTACGAACGCGGCGATCAGCTGCGCAAGCAATGCGCCGCGCGGCTCGATGCGGCGCAGGCGCGGATCGAAGCGATCCGACTCGACACCGAGGGGCGCCCGAGCGGCACCGGTCCGTTTGCCGCCGGTTGATCCCCGGGCGATGGATGCCGCCGGAACCACGCTGAAGACCGCGCTGGACGACGTCTCGGCCGAGATCGACCGCCAGTTCGATCTGCTGCTGCCGATCCCGGCGGATCCGCGCGCCAACCTGTACCGCGCGATGCGCCACGCCGCGATCGGCGGGGGCAAGCGGCTCCGCCCGCTGCTGGTGTCCGCCACCGCGCGGATCTTCGGCGTCGACCGTAGCTGCATCGCCCGCGCGGGCACCGCGATCGAATGCATCCATGTCTATTCGCTGATCCATGACGACCTGCCGGCGATGGACGACGACGATATGCGGCGCGGCAAGCCCACCGTGCATCGCGCGTTCGACGAAGCGACCGCGATCCTTGCGGGCGATTGCCTCCACGCGCTGGCGTTCGAGATCCTTGCCGACGAAGCGACCCATTCCGATCCGTTCGTCCGGATCGACCTGAGCGGCGAACTGGCGCGCGCGGCGGGTCCCTCGGGCATGGCGGGCGGGCAGATGATGGACCTCGAAGCCGAGAAATCGAGCTTCGACCTGCAGACCGTCACCCGGCTTCAGGCGATGAAGACCGGCGCGCTGATCGCCTGCTCGGTCGAGATGGGTGCGATTCTGGGCCGGGTCGCGCCGGAGGGCCGTACCGGCCTGCGCGGCTATGCCCGCGATGTCGGCCTCGCCTTCCAGATCGCCGACGACATCCTCGACGCCGAGGGCGACGAAGCGCTGGCCGGCAAGAAGCTGCGCAAGGATGGCGATGCGGGCAAGGAGACGTTTCTCAGCCTGCTCGGGCCGGAGCGCGCCAAGGAACAGGCGCGGCTGCTGGTCGATCAGGCGATCGCGCATCTCCACAGTTACGGCCCCGAAGCCGATCTGCTGCGCGACATCGCCCGCTACACGCTGGAGCGCGACCGGTGACCGCCCGGCGCGCCGCGATCGGCGCGCTGGTCTTGGTCATGCTGGCGTTGCTCGCATGGCTCTATGCGGTCCACTGGAAGCCGTCGGAAAGCCGCTATCCCCGCCAGGGCATCGACGTGTCGCATCATCAGGGCGCGATCGACTGGATCGCGGTGGCCGAAAGCGATCAGGTCGACTTCGCCTATATCAAGGCGACCGAAGGCGGCGATCATCGCGACCGGCGCTTTCCCGAGAATTGGGCGGGCGCTGGCAGTGCGGAGATTTCGCGCGGGGCCTATCATTTCTTCACATTGTGCACCCCCGGTGACGTGCAGGCGCGAAACTATATCGCGACCGTGCCGAAGACGCCGCTGATGCTGCCGCCCGTGATCGACCTCGAATTCGGCGGCAATTGCGAAGGCCGGCCCAGCCCCGACGCGCTGGTGGTCGAACTGATGATCTTCATCCGCGCAGTCGAGGCGCATTACGGGCAGCAGGTCATTCTCTACCTCACCCGCGAGTTCGACGCGGGCTATGCGATCAGCACGCGTGTTCCCCGCCGCCTGTGGCTGCGCGGCCTTGTGTGGGAGCCCAAATGGGGCGCGCGGCCCTGGACGATCTGGCAGGCGTCGAGCTTCCGCAGCGTGGCCGGGATCAAGGGCCGCGTGGACTGGAACGTGATCCGTCCGTGACCGGGCGCGCTTGACGCGCGCTTGACACCGGGCCTTCGCAGTCGCAGCAACGCGGTCCCGCAGCGGCAAAGGCCCAAGACATGACCATGCGCATCGGCGTCTATCCCGGCACCTTCGATCCGGTCACCCTCGGCCATATGGATATCATCCGCCGCGGCGCGAAGCTGGTCGACAAGCTGGTGATCGGCGTGACCACCAATCCTTCCAAATCGCCGATGTTCACGCTCGACGAGCGGATGGCGATGGTCGCCCGCGAAACCGCGGATATCGACGGGATCGACGTGGTCAGCTTCGATTCGCTGCTGATGGATTTTGCGGTGCGATCCAACGCCAGCGTGATCGTGCGCGGCCTGCGCGCCGTTGCCGATTTCGAAT harbors:
- a CDS encoding polyprenyl synthetase family protein, translating into MDAAGTTLKTALDDVSAEIDRQFDLLLPIPADPRANLYRAMRHAAIGGGKRLRPLLVSATARIFGVDRSCIARAGTAIECIHVYSLIHDDLPAMDDDDMRRGKPTVHRAFDEATAILAGDCLHALAFEILADEATHSDPFVRIDLSGELARAAGPSGMAGGQMMDLEAEKSSFDLQTVTRLQAMKTGALIACSVEMGAILGRVAPEGRTGLRGYARDVGLAFQIADDILDAEGDEALAGKKLRKDGDAGKETFLSLLGPERAKEQARLLVDQAIAHLHSYGPEADLLRDIARYTLERDR
- a CDS encoding exodeoxyribonuclease VII small subunit encodes the protein MSQDAEIAGLSFEEALKELERIVGRLESGEAALQEAIDLYERGDQLRKQCAARLDAAQARIEAIRLDTEGRPSGTGPFAAG
- the coaD gene encoding pantetheine-phosphate adenylyltransferase, whose translation is MRIGVYPGTFDPVTLGHMDIIRRGAKLVDKLVIGVTTNPSKSPMFTLDERMAMVARETADIDGIDVVSFDSLLMDFAVRSNASVIVRGLRAVADFEYEYQMAGMNQQLNARIETVFLMADVSLQPIASRLVKEIALYGGAIHKFVPHAVEADVVKRVSELGLKGS
- a CDS encoding GH25 family lysozyme, encoding MTARRAAIGALVLVMLALLAWLYAVHWKPSESRYPRQGIDVSHHQGAIDWIAVAESDQVDFAYIKATEGGDHRDRRFPENWAGAGSAEISRGAYHFFTLCTPGDVQARNYIATVPKTPLMLPPVIDLEFGGNCEGRPSPDALVVELMIFIRAVEAHYGQQVILYLTREFDAGYAISTRVPRRLWLRGLVWEPKWGARPWTIWQASSFRSVAGIKGRVDWNVIRP